In Picosynechococcus sp. PCC 7002, the following are encoded in one genomic region:
- a CDS encoding CCA tRNA nucleotidyltransferase: protein MVLDSPKERLAEFLRLLPFSVAELPAEACLVGGAVRDALLQRQSDYIDFDFVVPKKAVETARAIAKKYQAGFVVLDEMRQIARVVFRQGTLDFAQQEGDSLERDLRRRDYCVNAIAYHIRSDCLVDPLNGLADLENKVLRMVTPENLADDPLRLLRAYRQAAQLGFTLDAATRAQIRELAPLIKNIAAERIQHELNYLLHHPQGDRWLELAFQDGLLAHWLPAADQTSLDRMQRLTAIGQEFAAVYPEFATETAWLALGKLACLVGSDPEKAQQAIARLKYPRYELRTVSTVIEMLPQLLASQAQPLSLREQYFFFQTVKGTFPILALVARSFGLSSASLAPLLQRYFTAHDPVAHPVSLLSGKDLIHELHLSPSPQIGHLLTEIQVAHVEGKIHTKAEAIEWGRSQLH from the coding sequence ATGGTTTTGGACTCTCCCAAGGAGCGTTTAGCTGAATTTTTACGTCTTTTGCCATTTTCTGTGGCGGAATTGCCAGCGGAGGCTTGCTTGGTGGGTGGTGCCGTGCGGGATGCCCTCTTGCAGCGCCAGAGTGATTATATTGATTTTGATTTCGTCGTCCCCAAAAAGGCAGTGGAAACGGCCCGTGCCATTGCAAAAAAATATCAAGCGGGTTTTGTGGTACTCGATGAGATGCGCCAAATTGCCCGGGTGGTCTTCCGGCAGGGGACGTTGGATTTTGCCCAACAGGAAGGAGACAGCCTAGAGCGGGATTTGCGGCGGCGGGATTATTGTGTGAATGCGATCGCCTACCATATCCGTTCTGATTGCTTAGTCGATCCCCTCAATGGCCTCGCTGATTTGGAAAATAAGGTGTTGCGGATGGTGACACCGGAAAATTTGGCCGACGACCCCCTGCGGTTGTTGCGGGCCTATCGCCAGGCGGCGCAGTTGGGCTTTACCTTAGATGCGGCTACCAGGGCACAAATTCGCGAGTTGGCCCCTTTGATTAAAAATATTGCAGCCGAAAGAATTCAGCATGAGTTGAACTATTTGTTGCACCACCCACAAGGCGATCGCTGGCTAGAGTTGGCCTTTCAGGATGGCTTGTTGGCCCATTGGTTGCCCGCAGCGGATCAGACGAGCTTAGACCGCATGCAACGGTTAACGGCCATTGGTCAAGAATTCGCCGCAGTCTACCCCGAATTTGCCACGGAGACAGCTTGGCTCGCCCTAGGGAAATTGGCCTGTTTGGTGGGCAGCGATCCAGAAAAAGCCCAACAGGCGATCGCCCGCTTGAAATATCCCCGGTACGAACTGCGCACCGTCAGCACCGTCATCGAGATGCTCCCCCAACTGTTGGCCAGCCAAGCGCAACCCCTGAGCCTGCGAGAACAATATTTTTTCTTCCAAACGGTTAAGGGCACTTTTCCGATCCTTGCCCTGGTTGCCCGGAGTTTTGGCCTCAGCAGTGCCTCGTTAGCACCATTACTGCAACGGTATTTCACCGCCCATGATCCCGTCGCCCATCCGGTTTCGCTTTTATCAGGGAAGGATCTCATCCATGAGTTGCACCTTTCCCCCAGTCCCCAAATCGGTCATTTACTCACCGAAATTCAAGTGGCCCATGTCGAAGGAAAAATTCACACCAAAGCCGAAGCGATCGAATGGGGGCGATCGCAACTGCACTAG
- a CDS encoding GumC family protein has translation MDKQDTNNAVLEYQNNGHKKNGAVAPIPYPVSPLLQPVDYGDDFDFRQFLSVMRRRAWLILGVITVGMGAVTFNTFSQEKIYLSKFRLLVEPVNSDNSVSDLARSLPGNFGSGSGELDYATQIQVLRSPELLQKVIQPLQQQYPNLNYNTLLSNLSITRPGETKILEVSYQNPDPDQIEAVLEQLSSVYLEYSLADRQTNVRQGLQFIDEQLPDLQQEVDTLQAELQQFRQNYNFTEPEIHFNQLAQKAATLEQQRFQLQQEMAQAQTRLQSLQGGSGALAALENSETYQQVLGQLRSVEANIAKESTRFQEGSLNIQVLREERQNLLPILQQEAERVGATQVTDAANQLRILQARIPSLNQAQAEVEQSFQNLAVLNRLYTDLQRRLGISTEALTELLARRQALQVQAAQTEIPWEVIEDATRPNLPISPNIQRSLMLGFIASSVLGVGAALLLDKLTDVYYSPDDLKNRTKLPLLANIPYEEQHGMAGTTASSLPPMLRVQRWLASLIPASTTRTWQKMTGGDQPYGYGYYGASAFSESLRVLHTNLKLLSADRPLRSVIIASALPGDGKSTIALNLAPTAAILGQKVLLVDSDMRRPQVAQRLNLNQKQGLSTVITNNSNETEIDNYLQKPMPLVDFSVLPAGDLPPDPAKLLASQKMQHLVKDFERTFDLVVYDTPPVLGLADASLLASHTDGVILVVTLNKTTRSAVSQAIATFKQANIPILGLVANSQTKGTSSSSYSYSYYGSQSKKRQ, from the coding sequence ATGGATAAACAAGATACCAATAACGCTGTTCTCGAATATCAAAATAACGGCCATAAAAAAAATGGCGCAGTCGCCCCAATACCGTATCCTGTCTCTCCTCTATTGCAACCAGTAGACTACGGCGATGACTTCGATTTCCGCCAGTTTTTATCCGTGATGCGGCGGCGAGCTTGGTTAATTCTGGGGGTGATAACCGTTGGCATGGGGGCGGTTACCTTCAACACATTTTCCCAAGAAAAAATCTATTTATCGAAGTTTCGTTTGTTAGTTGAACCCGTCAATTCCGACAATAGTGTTTCTGACCTAGCCCGGAGCCTGCCCGGAAACTTTGGTAGCGGATCCGGTGAATTAGACTACGCTACTCAAATTCAGGTTTTACGCAGTCCCGAATTACTGCAAAAAGTGATTCAACCACTGCAGCAACAATATCCTAACCTTAACTACAATACTCTACTCAGTAATCTCAGTATTACCCGACCGGGAGAGACAAAAATTCTCGAAGTCAGCTATCAAAATCCAGACCCTGATCAAATTGAAGCGGTGTTAGAACAGCTTAGCTCGGTGTACCTGGAGTATAGCTTGGCCGACCGCCAAACCAACGTTAGACAAGGTCTGCAGTTCATTGATGAACAATTACCCGACCTCCAACAGGAAGTGGATACTCTGCAGGCAGAGCTTCAACAGTTTCGTCAAAACTACAATTTCACCGAGCCAGAAATTCATTTCAATCAGCTTGCCCAGAAAGCAGCAACCTTAGAGCAGCAGCGCTTCCAGTTGCAACAAGAGATGGCCCAGGCCCAAACCCGCCTCCAATCCCTCCAAGGGGGTAGTGGAGCCTTAGCAGCCCTCGAAAATTCAGAAACCTATCAGCAGGTTCTTGGTCAACTGCGGTCGGTCGAGGCGAACATTGCCAAAGAATCGACACGTTTCCAAGAGGGGAGCTTAAATATTCAAGTGTTGAGGGAAGAACGCCAGAATTTATTGCCGATTCTGCAACAGGAGGCGGAACGGGTGGGGGCAACCCAAGTGACAGATGCCGCCAATCAACTCCGCATCTTACAAGCTCGGATTCCATCCCTTAATCAAGCTCAAGCTGAAGTCGAGCAATCCTTTCAGAATCTCGCTGTCCTAAATCGGCTATATACCGATCTCCAGCGGCGACTCGGAATTTCAACGGAAGCATTGACAGAGCTCCTAGCAAGACGCCAAGCTCTACAAGTGCAAGCGGCACAAACGGAGATTCCATGGGAAGTCATTGAAGATGCCACCCGTCCTAACTTACCGATCTCCCCCAATATTCAACGGAGCTTGATGCTCGGCTTCATTGCTAGTTCGGTCTTGGGTGTCGGCGCTGCTTTGCTGCTCGACAAGCTCACTGATGTTTATTACTCTCCAGATGATCTGAAGAATCGGACAAAGCTACCACTCTTAGCCAATATTCCCTACGAAGAACAACATGGAATGGCCGGGACAACGGCATCGTCTTTGCCACCAATGCTGCGTGTCCAACGTTGGCTAGCTTCTTTGATTCCGGCTTCAACGACTCGGACATGGCAAAAAATGACCGGTGGAGATCAGCCCTATGGCTATGGCTATTATGGTGCGTCTGCCTTTTCTGAATCCCTACGGGTGCTACATACCAATCTAAAATTACTGAGTGCCGATCGCCCTTTACGTTCGGTGATTATTGCTTCGGCTCTACCGGGGGATGGCAAATCAACAATTGCCCTGAATTTGGCACCAACGGCAGCGATTCTCGGTCAGAAAGTATTGCTCGTTGATTCTGATATGCGGCGTCCCCAGGTTGCTCAACGTCTCAATTTAAATCAAAAGCAGGGTCTCAGCACTGTAATTACAAACAATAGCAACGAGACTGAAATCGATAACTATTTACAGAAACCAATGCCTTTGGTGGATTTTTCGGTGCTGCCAGCGGGGGATCTGCCTCCTGATCCAGCAAAATTACTCGCCTCTCAAAAGATGCAGCATTTGGTTAAGGACTTTGAGCGTACCTTCGACCTCGTTGTCTACGATACGCCGCCAGTGCTTGGACTTGCGGATGCCAGTCTGTTGGCCTCACATACTGATGGTGTGATTTTAGTGGTCACTTTGAATAAAACTACGCGTTCAGCCGTTTCCCAGGCGATCGCCACCTTTAAGCAAGCCAATATTCCAATTTTAGGACTCGTTGCTAATAGTCAAACAAAAGGTACATCTAGCAGTTCTTATTCCTATTCCTACTACGGTTCCCAGTCCAAGAAACGTCAATAA
- a CDS encoding glycosyltransferase family 4 protein — MLFVHYLKRLVSSRSQPTIDQPSGPKNEPQLRLMVLTQFFPPDFAPTGQLIEELTRHLSQQGLDVDIFTGQPGYAFQATDAPRLEQVDSLKVRRSRTAQLWPQRIRGKAINGILFLLRTVLHLVGCGRKTELLLITTAPPFLPVVGYFANLIFRVPYVCLLYDLYPDIAVKLGVIPEQHWLARFWQNMNLRVWRRAKGIVVLSPAKKQHITQLCPGIESKVSVIHSWANPDLIVPIPKQENWFALRYGLIQPFTVLYSGNLGRCHDVETFLEAAILLKDEPIKFVCIGNGAKRQVLMEKREQLGLSNLLLLPYQDKEVLPYSLTACDLSLVSLSPGMERLLAPSKLYSALAAGRPIAVVCPPKSYLKDLVQKTNCGRAIANGDGQGLADFIRQLAGDRPLAEGMGQAGRRYLEENFTPQRIAAQYLEVLQNSVKR, encoded by the coding sequence ATGTTGTTTGTTCATTACCTCAAGCGCTTGGTTTCTAGCCGTTCCCAGCCAACTATTGATCAACCTTCTGGGCCTAAGAATGAACCACAACTCCGCTTAATGGTGCTCACCCAGTTTTTCCCCCCTGATTTTGCCCCGACAGGTCAGCTCATCGAGGAATTGACGCGGCACCTGAGCCAGCAAGGCTTAGATGTTGATATCTTTACGGGGCAACCCGGATACGCCTTTCAAGCGACAGATGCTCCACGCCTTGAACAAGTAGATAGTCTGAAAGTCCGGCGATCGCGGACAGCCCAGCTCTGGCCCCAGCGGATTCGCGGCAAAGCGATCAATGGCATTTTGTTCCTATTGCGGACAGTGCTCCATCTCGTCGGATGTGGGCGCAAAACAGAACTGCTGTTGATTACGACGGCCCCTCCCTTTTTACCCGTCGTGGGTTACTTTGCGAACCTGATTTTCCGAGTGCCCTATGTTTGTCTGCTTTATGATCTCTATCCTGATATTGCCGTTAAGCTTGGCGTGATCCCAGAACAGCACTGGTTAGCGCGATTTTGGCAAAATATGAACCTCAGGGTGTGGCGACGGGCAAAGGGCATTGTGGTATTAAGCCCGGCGAAAAAGCAACACATTACCCAACTCTGTCCGGGGATCGAATCAAAGGTCAGCGTGATCCATAGTTGGGCAAATCCGGACTTAATCGTGCCGATCCCCAAGCAGGAAAATTGGTTTGCCCTGCGGTACGGACTGATTCAGCCATTTACGGTGCTCTATTCCGGTAATCTGGGCCGTTGCCACGATGTTGAAACCTTCCTCGAAGCGGCCATTTTACTCAAGGATGAACCGATTAAGTTTGTCTGTATTGGTAATGGTGCCAAGCGGCAGGTGTTAATGGAAAAGCGTGAACAGTTGGGGTTATCAAACCTGCTGCTGCTGCCCTACCAAGATAAAGAAGTGTTGCCCTATTCCTTGACGGCCTGTGATTTGTCGTTGGTGAGTTTGAGTCCGGGGATGGAACGCCTGTTAGCACCGAGCAAGCTTTATTCAGCCTTGGCAGCGGGTCGGCCCATTGCCGTGGTCTGTCCGCCTAAGAGCTATTTAAAAGATCTAGTGCAGAAAACAAATTGTGGCCGGGCGATCGCCAATGGGGATGGCCAAGGGCTAGCGGATTTTATTCGGCAGTTGGCAGGCGATCGCCCCTTGGCAGAGGGCATGGGCCAAGCAGGACGCCGATATTTAGAAGAGAACTTCACACCGCAGCGAATTGCGGCGCAATATTTAGAGGTGCTGCAAAATTCCGTCAAACGGTAA
- the cysC gene encoding adenylyl-sulfate kinase: MEHRGVTVWFTGLSGAGKTTISHALAERLKAAGCKLEILDGDIVRTNLTKGLGFSKEDRDENIRRIGFVSHLLTRNGVIVFVSAISPYREIREEVRQRIGDFVEIFVNAPLEECERRDVKGLYQRARAGEIKGFTGIDDPYEAPTNPEVECRTDLEELEESIEKVMKKLTELGYITP, encoded by the coding sequence ATGGAGCATCGTGGCGTCACAGTTTGGTTCACCGGTCTGAGTGGTGCAGGGAAAACCACCATTAGCCATGCCCTAGCGGAACGTTTAAAAGCGGCTGGCTGTAAGTTAGAAATCCTGGATGGCGACATTGTCCGGACAAATCTCACCAAGGGCCTAGGCTTTAGCAAAGAAGACCGCGATGAAAATATTCGTCGGATTGGCTTTGTTTCCCATCTGCTCACCCGCAACGGCGTGATTGTCTTTGTTTCTGCTATTTCTCCTTACCGGGAAATTCGCGAAGAAGTGCGGCAACGAATTGGTGATTTCGTCGAGATTTTCGTCAATGCCCCCCTCGAAGAATGTGAACGGCGGGACGTTAAAGGTCTTTATCAACGGGCAAGAGCAGGTGAAATTAAAGGTTTTACCGGGATTGATGATCCCTATGAAGCTCCCACGAATCCTGAAGTGGAGTGCCGCACTGACCTCGAAGAACTCGAAGAAAGCATCGAAAAAGTGATGAAGAAGCTCACCGAACTGGGTTACATTACCCCCTAA
- the rplI gene encoding 50S ribosomal protein L9, with protein MSKRLQVVLNQDVRKLGNNGDLVEVAPGYARNYLLPQGIASLATPGILRQVEQRREKERQRLLAELQDAEARKVALKTVGKLIIRKQVGEENQIFGTVTTQDVADAIKERAGQDVDRRGITLPEIGKTGSYEAQVKLHPEVTATVQFDVIPL; from the coding sequence ATGAGTAAGCGTTTACAGGTAGTCCTAAATCAGGACGTGCGCAAGCTAGGCAACAATGGTGACCTCGTTGAAGTTGCCCCTGGCTATGCCCGTAACTACCTCCTCCCCCAAGGCATTGCCTCCCTCGCCACCCCCGGCATTCTTCGCCAAGTTGAACAGCGCCGCGAAAAAGAACGTCAACGTCTGCTTGCAGAACTCCAGGACGCCGAAGCGCGTAAAGTTGCCCTCAAAACCGTGGGTAAACTCATCATCCGCAAGCAAGTTGGTGAAGAAAATCAAATTTTCGGTACCGTAACCACCCAGGATGTGGCCGACGCCATCAAAGAAAGAGCAGGCCAAGATGTGGATCGTCGTGGCATTACGCTCCCTGAAATTGGCAAAACTGGTAGCTACGAAGCCCAGGTTAAACTGCACCCCGAAGTGACCGCAACGGTTCAATTCGACGTAATCCCCCTCTAG
- the trhO gene encoding oxygen-dependent tRNA uridine(34) hydroxylase TrhO, producing MKDFVVITFYKFFDFPDYKERQQPIFNFADEQKIIGTILLAHEGINATIAGTQTALDAMVNFLHQDPRLADLTYKVSTAPKQPFKRLKVKLKQEIVTLGQPNVDPNNTVGTYIDPKDWNDLIQNPDVTLVDTRNDYEVGIGTFKGAINPNTKSFREFPDYVAENLDPQKNAKVAMFCTGGIRCEKATSYLLNQGFQEVYHLKGGILKYLEEIPVAESLWEGECFVFDERVTVKHGLETGHYELCYACGHPIDAEDKTSAAYEIGVSCPYCIEALTPERRSRFEAKWQQRQQMKACQAS from the coding sequence ATGAAGGACTTTGTTGTCATCACCTTTTATAAATTTTTCGACTTTCCTGACTACAAAGAACGGCAACAACCCATTTTTAACTTTGCCGACGAACAAAAAATCATTGGCACCATTCTGTTGGCCCACGAAGGCATCAATGCCACCATTGCAGGGACCCAAACAGCCCTCGATGCCATGGTGAACTTTCTGCATCAAGATCCTCGCCTCGCAGATCTCACCTACAAAGTTTCAACGGCCCCCAAGCAGCCCTTTAAACGTCTCAAGGTCAAACTCAAACAGGAAATTGTCACCCTAGGCCAGCCGAACGTTGATCCGAACAATACCGTCGGCACCTACATTGACCCCAAGGATTGGAATGACTTGATCCAAAATCCGGATGTGACCCTCGTGGATACCCGCAATGATTATGAAGTGGGTATCGGTACGTTTAAAGGGGCCATTAACCCCAATACCAAATCCTTCCGCGAATTTCCCGATTATGTCGCCGAAAATCTAGACCCCCAGAAAAATGCGAAGGTGGCGATGTTTTGCACAGGGGGGATTCGCTGTGAAAAGGCGACTTCCTACCTGTTAAACCAAGGATTTCAGGAGGTTTACCATCTCAAAGGCGGTATTTTAAAATATCTCGAAGAAATCCCCGTTGCAGAAAGCCTCTGGGAAGGGGAATGCTTTGTGTTTGATGAGCGGGTCACGGTCAAACATGGCCTAGAAACGGGTCACTATGAACTGTGCTATGCCTGTGGCCATCCCATTGATGCTGAGGATAAAACGTCGGCGGCCTATGAGATCGGCGTGTCTTGTCCTTACTGTATTGAAGCTCTGACCCCGGAACGGCGATCGCGCTTTGAGGCAAAATGGCAACAACGGCAACAGATGAAAGCCTGCCAAGCCAGTTAG
- a CDS encoding SLBB domain-containing protein has protein sequence MQFFILFCTSVFILIPGSFSAAAAADRSDFSEDGAMQAQTPQRIHLSSSALPAMGVDRNYILGVGDQLEVEVFNVPEYSGSQRVLADGSLNLPAIGKVPVAGLTIEAAETAIATRYQSELRYPRITLVLQQPRSFQVTLSGEVNSPGAYTLDGGQFPTLVQAIQASGGLTYAANLRQVQIRRLSPSGARQTVAVDLWELLQNGDASQNIALRDGDAVFVPAVETVNLTESAQLAASNLIGTPETLDIGVVGEVFRPGIYRLTGGESQTNPTVSQAIREAGGIKPSADIRQIQVRRLTRSGTPQTIDIDFWELFQSGDLTQDLALQQGDTISIATAAAPSDAEAAQIVATNLSPDQILVNVVGEIESPGAVRVPANTTLNQAVLAAGGLTDRARNDVELIRLNPNGTIVQQQFEIDFSQNVNAESNPILWNNDVIIVDRNATASFTDGLSRILSPLRNLLPFGFLF, from the coding sequence ATGCAATTTTTTATCCTGTTTTGTACGTCAGTCTTCATCCTAATTCCTGGTAGTTTCAGCGCTGCCGCTGCTGCCGACAGGTCTGATTTTTCAGAAGATGGGGCGATGCAAGCGCAAACTCCACAACGGATCCACCTATCGTCGAGTGCTTTGCCGGCAATGGGCGTTGATCGAAACTACATTCTCGGTGTGGGCGATCAGTTAGAGGTTGAAGTCTTTAATGTGCCTGAATATAGCGGTAGTCAACGAGTACTGGCCGATGGCTCCCTTAACCTCCCGGCCATTGGTAAGGTGCCGGTTGCGGGTTTAACCATCGAAGCAGCAGAAACGGCGATCGCCACCCGCTACCAGTCAGAATTACGCTATCCCAGAATTACCCTTGTCCTGCAGCAACCCCGTTCTTTCCAAGTGACCCTCTCCGGAGAAGTCAATAGTCCCGGTGCCTATACCCTAGACGGAGGTCAGTTTCCCACCCTGGTGCAAGCCATTCAGGCTTCGGGTGGGCTCACCTATGCCGCCAATTTACGACAAGTGCAAATTCGTCGCCTCAGCCCATCTGGTGCAAGGCAGACCGTCGCCGTTGACCTCTGGGAACTGTTACAAAACGGCGATGCAAGCCAAAACATCGCCCTGCGAGATGGGGATGCGGTTTTTGTACCCGCAGTAGAAACGGTGAACTTAACCGAGTCGGCTCAACTAGCAGCCTCAAATCTAATTGGCACCCCTGAAACCTTAGACATTGGTGTTGTTGGCGAAGTATTTCGTCCAGGTATCTATCGATTAACGGGCGGCGAATCCCAAACCAACCCCACCGTCTCCCAAGCCATTCGGGAAGCGGGTGGGATCAAGCCCTCCGCTGATATTCGTCAAATTCAAGTGCGACGTCTGACCCGCAGTGGCACCCCTCAAACCATTGACATTGATTTTTGGGAACTGTTTCAATCAGGAGATTTGACCCAAGACTTAGCCTTACAACAAGGGGATACCATTTCTATCGCCACCGCTGCGGCCCCATCCGATGCCGAAGCGGCCCAAATTGTGGCCACTAACTTGTCCCCCGATCAGATTCTCGTTAATGTGGTCGGTGAAATCGAGAGTCCTGGTGCTGTTCGCGTTCCTGCAAATACGACATTAAACCAAGCCGTGCTGGCCGCTGGAGGACTGACAGATCGCGCCCGCAACGATGTGGAATTAATCCGTCTCAATCCCAATGGCACCATTGTCCAGCAGCAGTTTGAAATTGATTTTTCTCAAAACGTCAATGCCGAATCCAACCCAATTCTTTGGAACAACGATGTCATCATCGTGGATCGTAATGCAACGGCTAGCTTTACAGATGGACTCTCACGCATTTTAAGTCCACTGCGCAATCTTTTGCCTTTCGGTTTCTTATTTTAA
- a CDS encoding diguanylate cyclase — translation MLDLTSYKSVEKCLIKDPIMLAAETTLLEAANTMASLKRTCELQDKTSDALEVNSSRASCILVMAGQQLQGIVTERDLLKWVILDQNWQQITLKQIMTTSVISLTWDQSLTPLHISQLLQKHRIRHLPVLDTEGKLFGLITHRLLRGVIEPVHLLRLRFVTEVMVSRVVYGAPQQSMWHLAKVMMECRVGSIVIVKPHPTLEQAWFPLGIVTEQDILHLRSLDVDLKKITAEQTMTRPIKIAVHRSLIEAKQLMEQHQTHRLIVVGEHHELLGLVTQSNLLEAMNQNEMYGLVSFLEQQIKERTQELDRLNQKLRQEVQERKKAENRIRQLSLTDELTGVYNRRGFFMLVEQELSLLERQKLPFSLFFFDVDNLKMINDHLGHGVGDRVIVDAAQILRDSFRRADILARLGGDEFTCFAPVNQAEADLICQRLQTAIANFNQQQQRPYQLSISTGYASYTEYPGNASLRTLLKQADEKMYRNKRQRKQGRQSAGDDTPRPNTTKQNTDPDYLPKQSLNL, via the coding sequence ATGCTTGATCTCACTTCCTACAAATCCGTTGAAAAATGCCTCATTAAAGACCCCATTATGCTCGCGGCGGAGACCACCTTGCTTGAAGCGGCAAACACCATGGCGAGTTTAAAGCGCACCTGTGAGTTACAAGACAAAACAAGCGATGCCCTAGAGGTCAATAGTAGCCGCGCCAGTTGTATTCTCGTGATGGCAGGCCAACAATTACAGGGGATTGTGACCGAACGCGACCTCTTGAAATGGGTCATCCTAGATCAAAATTGGCAGCAGATCACCCTAAAGCAAATTATGACGACCTCTGTCATCTCCCTAACTTGGGATCAGTCTTTAACGCCTCTGCATATTTCTCAACTGTTGCAAAAACATCGGATTCGTCACTTACCAGTTCTAGACACAGAAGGTAAGCTATTTGGTTTAATCACCCACCGCTTACTGCGCGGTGTCATTGAACCGGTGCATTTGCTGCGCCTGCGATTTGTCACAGAAGTGATGGTGAGTCGCGTGGTTTATGGTGCCCCCCAACAATCCATGTGGCACTTGGCTAAGGTGATGATGGAATGTCGTGTGGGTTCAATTGTCATTGTTAAACCCCATCCGACCCTCGAACAGGCTTGGTTTCCCCTGGGAATTGTCACAGAACAGGATATTTTACATTTACGTTCCCTGGATGTGGATTTGAAAAAAATCACAGCGGAACAAACCATGACCCGGCCAATCAAAATTGCGGTGCATCGTTCTTTGATCGAGGCTAAACAACTGATGGAACAACACCAAACCCACCGCTTGATTGTGGTTGGGGAGCACCACGAACTCCTGGGGTTGGTGACCCAATCGAATTTGCTGGAGGCGATGAACCAAAATGAGATGTACGGGCTTGTGAGTTTTTTAGAACAGCAGATCAAAGAGCGCACCCAGGAACTAGACCGCCTCAATCAAAAACTTCGTCAAGAGGTGCAGGAACGGAAAAAAGCCGAAAATCGCATTCGTCAACTGTCTCTCACGGATGAATTGACAGGCGTTTACAATCGTCGGGGTTTCTTTATGCTCGTCGAACAGGAATTATCCTTGTTGGAGCGCCAAAAGTTGCCTTTCTCGCTCTTTTTCTTCGATGTGGATAATCTAAAGATGATTAATGATCACCTGGGCCATGGGGTAGGCGATCGCGTCATTGTCGATGCAGCCCAGATTCTGCGGGACAGCTTCCGGAGGGCAGATATTCTGGCCCGGCTGGGGGGCGATGAATTTACCTGTTTTGCGCCGGTGAACCAGGCAGAAGCGGATCTGATTTGCCAACGACTCCAAACGGCGATCGCCAACTTCAACCAACAACAACAGCGTCCCTACCAACTTTCTATTAGTACTGGTTACGCTAGTTATACGGAATATCCAGGCAATGCGTCCCTACGCACCCTATTGAAACAAGCTGACGAGAAAATGTACCGGAATAAGCGGCAGCGAAAACAAGGGCGACAATCTGCCGGTGACGACACCCCCCGCCCCAATACCACAAAACAGAACACAGATCCGGACTATTTGCCTAAACAATCCCTTAACTTGTAG
- the cysH gene encoding phosphoadenosine phosphosulfate reductase: MGGMMPDLDLATVNEKLSEANAVEVVQWASQTFPEGLIMSTSFGIQSAVMLHLVTQVIPDIPVVWIDTGYLPEATYRFAEELGDRLNLNLKVYQSPLSPARMEALYGKLWEQDNIEAFNRYDYIRKVEPMQRALKELNAKAWLAGLRKGQTDHRKTLGYVAKQGKQYKIHPILTWTSKDVYEYLMAHDLPYHPYFDKGYVTVGDWHSSRPLMAGDESERDTRFRGLKQECGLHLPSTSEEAQSLDSSGL, encoded by the coding sequence ATGGGTGGGATGATGCCAGATCTTGATTTAGCGACCGTTAACGAAAAACTCAGCGAAGCCAATGCCGTTGAAGTTGTCCAGTGGGCGTCCCAGACCTTTCCTGAAGGGCTGATCATGAGTACCAGTTTCGGGATTCAGTCGGCGGTAATGCTCCACCTCGTCACCCAGGTCATCCCGGATATTCCTGTCGTTTGGATTGACACCGGCTATCTCCCAGAAGCCACCTATCGCTTTGCTGAAGAATTAGGCGATCGCCTCAATCTCAACCTTAAAGTCTATCAGTCCCCCCTCAGTCCCGCGCGCATGGAAGCCCTCTACGGCAAACTGTGGGAACAGGACAACATCGAAGCCTTTAACCGCTACGATTACATCCGCAAAGTCGAACCCATGCAACGAGCCCTCAAGGAGTTAAACGCTAAAGCCTGGCTTGCTGGACTCCGCAAAGGTCAAACCGACCACCGCAAGACCCTCGGTTACGTCGCCAAACAAGGCAAGCAGTACAAAATTCACCCAATTTTGACCTGGACTTCTAAGGACGTTTATGAGTATCTAATGGCCCATGATCTTCCCTATCATCCCTATTTTGATAAAGGCTATGTCACCGTTGGGGATTGGCACTCTAGTCGGCCCTTGATGGCAGGCGATGAAAGCGAACGGGATACCCGTTTCCGGGGCCTAAAACAAGAATGTGGCTTACACCTTCCCAGCACCTCCGAAGAAGCCCAGAGTTTAGACTCCAGCGGCCTCTGA